In a single window of the Streptomyces cinnabarinus genome:
- a CDS encoding ribose-5-phosphate isomerase translates to MRVYLGSDHAGFELKNHLVEWLKAAGHDPVDCGPHIYDAQDDYPPFCLRAAERTAADPDALGIVIGGSGNGEQIAANKVKGVRAALAWSEETAALGRQHNNANVVAVGGRMHTQDEATKFIETFLATPFSGDERHIRRIDMLADYETTGDLPPIPPHHPQQ, encoded by the coding sequence ATGCGCGTGTATCTCGGCTCCGACCATGCGGGCTTCGAACTCAAGAACCACCTCGTCGAGTGGCTCAAGGCGGCGGGCCATGACCCCGTCGACTGCGGCCCGCACATCTACGACGCCCAGGACGACTACCCCCCCTTCTGCCTCCGCGCCGCCGAGCGCACGGCCGCGGACCCCGACGCCCTCGGCATCGTGATCGGCGGGTCCGGCAACGGCGAGCAGATCGCGGCGAACAAGGTCAAGGGCGTGCGTGCGGCCCTCGCCTGGAGCGAGGAGACCGCGGCCCTGGGCCGGCAGCACAACAACGCCAACGTGGTGGCGGTGGGCGGCCGGATGCACACGCAGGACGAGGCCACGAAGTTCATCGAGACCTTCCTGGCCACCCCGTTCTCGGGCGACGAGCGTCACATCCGCCGCATCGACATGCTGGCGGACTACGAGACGACCGGCGACCTCCCCCCGATCCCCCCGCACCACCCGCAGCAGTAG